A genomic window from Streptomyces sp. NBC_00234 includes:
- a CDS encoding DNA gyrase/topoisomerase IV subunit B: protein MTADTSVPSTALLTGAGGVVDRDSSNYTARHLLVLEGLEAVRKRPGMYIGSTDSRGLMHCVWEIIDNSVDEALGGYCDAIEVILHDDGSVEVRDNGRGIPVDVEPKTGLSGIEVVMTKLHAGGKFGGGSYAASGGLHGVGASVVNALSARLDVEVDRNSSTHSISFRRGVPGMFTEQGPDSPFDPANGLRKGKRVPKNRTGTRVRYWADRQIFLKDAKLNLETLHQRARQTAFLVPGLTIVVRDERGIDGEGKTEETFRFDGGISEFCEYLAQDKAVCDIQRLTGTGTFKETVPVLDERGHMTPTEVTRELGVDIALRWGTGYDTNVKSFVNIIATPKGGTHVSGFERSVTKTVNEVLRSAKLLRVAEDDIVKDDALEGLTAVVTVRLAEPQFEGQTKEVLGTSAANRIVSTVVARELKAFLTSTKRDAKAQARAVLDKAVAAARTRIAARQHKDAQRRKTALESSSLPAKLADCRSDDVGRSELFIVEGDSALGTAKLARNSEFQALLPIRGKILNVQKSSVSDMLKNAECGAIIQVIGAGSGRTFDIDAARYGKIVLLVDADVDGAHIRCLLLTLFQRYMRPMVEAGRVFAAVPPLHRIELVQPKKGQDKYVYTYSDGELRQTLLELQRKNVRIKDSIQRYKGLGEMDADQLAETTMDPRHRTLRRINIGDLESSEQVFDLLMGNEVAPRKEFITSSAATLDRSRIDA from the coding sequence GTGACCGCCGATACGTCCGTGCCGTCCACTGCGCTGCTGACCGGAGCAGGCGGCGTCGTAGACAGGGACAGCTCCAACTACACCGCGCGGCACCTTCTGGTCCTTGAGGGGCTTGAGGCGGTTCGCAAGCGCCCGGGGATGTACATCGGGTCCACCGACAGCCGCGGTCTCATGCACTGCGTGTGGGAAATCATCGACAACTCGGTCGACGAGGCCCTCGGTGGCTACTGCGACGCCATCGAGGTCATCCTCCACGACGACGGTTCCGTCGAGGTCCGGGACAACGGCCGCGGCATCCCGGTCGACGTCGAGCCCAAGACGGGGCTCTCCGGCATCGAGGTCGTCATGACCAAGCTGCACGCCGGCGGAAAGTTCGGCGGCGGCTCGTACGCGGCCTCCGGCGGCCTGCACGGCGTGGGCGCCTCCGTGGTCAACGCCCTCTCCGCCCGGCTGGACGTCGAGGTCGACAGGAACAGCTCGACCCACTCGATCAGCTTCCGGCGCGGCGTCCCCGGGATGTTCACCGAGCAGGGCCCGGACAGCCCGTTCGATCCGGCCAACGGGCTGCGCAAGGGGAAGCGGGTCCCGAAGAACCGCACCGGTACCCGGGTGCGGTACTGGGCGGACCGGCAGATCTTCCTCAAGGACGCCAAGCTCAACCTGGAGACGCTCCACCAGCGGGCCCGCCAGACCGCCTTCCTCGTCCCGGGGCTCACCATCGTCGTCCGCGACGAGCGGGGCATCGACGGCGAGGGAAAGACGGAAGAGACGTTCCGCTTCGACGGTGGAATCAGCGAATTCTGTGAGTACCTGGCGCAGGACAAGGCCGTCTGCGACATCCAGCGCCTGACGGGCACCGGCACCTTCAAGGAGACCGTGCCGGTTCTCGACGAGCGCGGTCACATGACGCCCACCGAGGTGACCCGGGAGCTCGGTGTGGACATCGCGCTGCGCTGGGGCACCGGGTACGACACCAACGTCAAGTCCTTCGTCAACATCATCGCCACCCCCAAGGGCGGCACGCACGTGTCCGGATTCGAACGCTCCGTGACCAAGACGGTCAACGAGGTGCTCCGCTCCGCCAAGCTGCTGCGCGTCGCCGAGGACGACATCGTCAAGGACGACGCCCTGGAGGGCCTCACGGCGGTCGTCACCGTACGACTGGCGGAGCCGCAGTTCGAGGGGCAGACCAAGGAGGTGCTCGGCACCTCCGCGGCCAACCGGATCGTCTCCACCGTGGTGGCCAGGGAGCTCAAGGCGTTCCTGACCTCCACCAAGCGTGACGCCAAGGCGCAGGCCAGGGCCGTGCTGGACAAGGCGGTGGCCGCGGCCCGCACCCGCATCGCAGCCCGTCAGCACAAGGACGCGCAGCGTCGCAAGACCGCGCTCGAGTCCTCCTCGCTGCCCGCGAAGCTCGCCGACTGCCGCAGCGACGACGTGGGCCGCAGCGAGCTCTTCATCGTGGAGGGCGACTCGGCGCTCGGTACGGCCAAGCTGGCCCGGAACAGCGAGTTCCAGGCCCTGCTGCCGATCCGGGGCAAGATTCTCAACGTTCAGAAGTCGTCCGTCTCGGACATGCTCAAGAACGCCGAGTGCGGCGCCATCATCCAGGTCATAGGGGCCGGGTCCGGGCGGACCTTCGACATCGACGCCGCCCGCTACGGCAAGATCGTCCTGCTGGTGGACGCCGACGTCGACGGCGCCCACATCCGGTGTCTGCTGCTCACGCTCTTCCAGCGGTACATGCGGCCCATGGTCGAGGCGGGGCGGGTCTTCGCCGCCGTGCCGCCGCTGCACCGGATCGAGCTCGTCCAGCCCAAGAAGGGCCAGGACAAGTACGTCTACACGTACTCCGACGGCGAGCTGCGCCAGACGCTGCTGGAGCTCCAGCGGAAGAACGTCCGGATCAAGGACTCGATCCAGCGCTACAAGGGTCTCGGCGAGATGGACGCGGACCAGCTGGCGGAGACCACGATGGACCCGCGGCACCGCACCCTGCGGCGGATCAACATCGGCGACCTCGAATCCTCCGAGCAGGTGTTCGATCTCCTGATGGGCAACGAGGTGGCGCCCCGCAAGGAGTTCATCACCAGCTCGGCCGCCACGCTCGACCGGTCGCGCATCGACGCCTGA
- a CDS encoding DUF485 domain-containing protein produces the protein MRLDDPWYDEPPPGWGELDGTGSGVPEGPSGPALPQQGHSAADIYLEVQRSEAFREVRRRYRRFVVPAAVAFLLWYVAYVVAATTAHELMARPVAGAVNVAMVAGLGQFLTTFLLTWAYARHARLRRDRAALDLRWDTQEMTRGIGR, from the coding sequence GTGCGGCTGGACGACCCGTGGTACGACGAGCCGCCCCCGGGCTGGGGCGAGCTGGACGGTACGGGCAGCGGTGTGCCCGAGGGGCCGTCCGGGCCCGCACTGCCGCAGCAGGGCCACAGCGCGGCGGACATCTACCTGGAAGTGCAGCGCAGCGAGGCGTTCCGCGAAGTGCGCCGCAGGTACCGGCGCTTCGTGGTCCCGGCGGCGGTGGCCTTCCTCCTCTGGTACGTCGCCTACGTCGTCGCGGCCACGACGGCACACGAACTGATGGCCCGTCCGGTGGCCGGCGCCGTCAACGTCGCGATGGTCGCCGGGCTCGGGCAGTTCCTCACCACCTTCCTCCTGACCTGGGCGTACGCGCGCCACGCGCGGCTGCGCAGGGACCGGGCGGCGCTCGATCTGCGGTGGGACACCCAGGAGATGACGAGAGGGATCGGGCGTTGA
- a CDS encoding solute symporter family protein, whose protein sequence is MSADEWGGDHQTLALLLFSAFIAVTLGITTWVGRNRQGSPEEFYAGGRLFSPMENGFAIAGDYMSAASFLGISGLIALFGYDGMLYSVGFLVAWLVVLLLVAELVRNCGRFTLADVVAARMAERPVRTAVGASSVTVSVLYLVAQMVGAGSLVALLLGGTSDAARSWTVVGVGALMVIYVSLGGMRATTWIQIVKAVLLMAGAVALTVLVLVHFHGNVNALLNSAAERSGHGKDFLAPGLRYGGSWTARFDFISLGLALVLGTAGLPHILSRFYTVPTARAARRSVVWSIGLIGSFYLMTIVLGFGAAALVGPADVRASNASGNTAVPLLALVLGGGEGSTGGTVLFAVVAAIAFATILAVVAGITLASSASVAHDLYASLRRPGARQHSEVAVARVAAAGVGVVAIALGLLAQDLNVAFLVGLAFAVAASANLPALLYSLFWRNFTTRGAVWAVYGGLIPAILLVLLSPVVSGSPASLFPGVDFQLFPLENPGLVSIPLGFLAGWLGTVTSPEPPDEAKHAETEVRSLTGAGAV, encoded by the coding sequence TTGAGCGCGGACGAGTGGGGCGGGGACCACCAGACGCTGGCGCTCCTGCTGTTCAGCGCGTTCATCGCGGTGACGCTCGGCATCACCACCTGGGTGGGCCGGAACCGGCAGGGCTCGCCGGAGGAGTTCTACGCGGGCGGGCGGCTGTTCTCGCCCATGGAGAACGGATTCGCCATCGCGGGCGACTACATGTCGGCGGCGTCCTTCCTCGGTATCTCCGGGCTGATCGCCCTCTTCGGCTACGACGGCATGCTCTACTCGGTCGGCTTCCTCGTGGCCTGGCTGGTCGTCCTGCTCCTCGTTGCCGAACTCGTGCGCAACTGCGGCCGGTTCACCCTCGCCGATGTGGTCGCCGCACGCATGGCGGAGCGGCCCGTACGCACGGCGGTGGGTGCCTCGTCCGTCACCGTCTCCGTGCTCTACCTGGTGGCGCAGATGGTGGGCGCCGGCAGTCTCGTGGCGCTGCTCCTCGGCGGTACGAGCGATGCCGCACGCTCCTGGACCGTCGTGGGGGTCGGGGCGCTGATGGTGATCTACGTGTCGCTGGGCGGCATGCGGGCCACCACCTGGATCCAGATCGTCAAGGCCGTCCTGCTCATGGCGGGTGCGGTCGCGCTCACGGTGCTCGTCCTGGTGCACTTCCACGGCAACGTCAACGCGCTGCTCAACTCCGCCGCCGAACGCAGCGGCCACGGCAAGGACTTCCTCGCCCCCGGACTCCGGTACGGCGGCAGCTGGACGGCCCGGTTCGACTTCATCAGCCTGGGCCTGGCCCTGGTGCTGGGTACGGCCGGGCTGCCGCACATCCTCTCGCGCTTCTACACCGTGCCCACGGCCCGGGCAGCCCGCCGCTCCGTCGTCTGGTCCATCGGGCTCATCGGCAGCTTCTATCTGATGACGATCGTGCTCGGGTTCGGCGCGGCGGCGCTGGTCGGCCCGGCGGACGTACGGGCGTCGAACGCCTCGGGGAACACGGCCGTCCCGTTGCTGGCCCTGGTGCTCGGCGGCGGTGAGGGCTCCACCGGCGGAACGGTTCTCTTCGCCGTGGTCGCAGCCATCGCCTTCGCGACCATCCTGGCGGTCGTCGCCGGGATCACGCTGGCCTCGTCGGCGTCCGTGGCGCACGACCTCTACGCCTCGCTCAGGCGTCCCGGCGCCCGGCAGCACAGCGAGGTCGCGGTCGCACGGGTCGCCGCCGCGGGGGTCGGGGTGGTCGCCATCGCGCTGGGGCTCCTCGCCCAGGACCTGAACGTCGCGTTCCTGGTCGGACTCGCCTTCGCCGTGGCGGCTTCGGCCAATCTGCCGGCCCTGCTCTACTCGCTGTTCTGGCGGAACTTCACCACCCGCGGAGCCGTCTGGGCGGTCTACGGCGGGCTGATCCCCGCCATCCTGCTCGTCCTGCTCTCACCGGTCGTCTCGGGCAGCCCCGCCTCGCTGTTCCCGGGCGTGGACTTCCAGCTCTTCCCCCTGGAGAATCCCGGACTCGTCTCCATTCCGCTGGGGTTCCTGGCCGGCTGGCTGGGCACGGTGACCTCGCCGGAACCGCCCGACGAGGCGAAGCACGCGGAGACCGAGGTCCGCTCGCTGACCGGGGCGGGAGCGGTGTGA
- a CDS encoding DUF7342 family protein, which produces MIEVLIVDDDVRVAQINAAYVSKVPGFRVAAQAHTAAEALARLAETPVDLVLLDHYLPDRNGLSVVRELRALGHHTDVIMVTAARDVATVQAAMRHGALQYLVKPFTYAGLRTKLEAYAALHHTLESGGEAEQAEVDRLFGALWTVGEPDLPKGHSPTTAELVRQALRTADRPLSAQEIAESAGMSRQTAQRYLKLLERTGRVRLSLRYGETGRPEHRYTWATGS; this is translated from the coding sequence GTGATCGAGGTGCTGATCGTCGACGACGACGTCCGCGTCGCGCAGATCAACGCGGCGTACGTCTCCAAGGTGCCCGGCTTCCGGGTGGCCGCGCAGGCCCACACCGCGGCCGAGGCACTCGCCAGGCTCGCGGAGACGCCCGTCGACCTCGTCCTGCTCGACCACTACCTCCCCGACCGCAACGGCCTCTCCGTGGTCCGGGAACTCCGCGCGCTCGGCCACCACACGGACGTGATCATGGTGACCGCGGCCCGCGATGTGGCCACCGTGCAGGCCGCCATGCGGCACGGCGCGCTCCAGTACCTGGTGAAGCCGTTCACCTACGCGGGCCTGCGCACCAAACTGGAGGCGTACGCGGCCCTGCACCACACGCTGGAAAGCGGCGGCGAGGCCGAACAGGCCGAGGTGGACCGGCTTTTCGGCGCCCTGTGGACCGTCGGCGAGCCCGACCTCCCCAAGGGACATTCACCGACCACCGCGGAACTCGTACGGCAGGCGCTGCGCACCGCCGACCGGCCGCTCTCCGCGCAGGAGATCGCGGAGAGCGCCGGGATGAGCAGGCAGACCGCACAGCGCTATCTGAAGCTGCTGGAGCGCACCGGGCGGGTCCGCCTGTCCCTGCGGTACGGCGAGACGGGCCGCCCGGAACACCGCTACACCTGGGCCACGGGCAGCTGA
- a CDS encoding sensor histidine kinase, which translates to MNAPPNAARGPRRLGWPKRVFSQVLLIQLTIITGVTVLVTGLFLAPLSAQLDDQAMRRALAIAQSTAAQSGITTSLLATEPTPGGPVQTAAERIRKATGAEYVVVMDRRGVRWSHTDSRQIGRVVSTDPSEALAGRNVMEIDSGTLGRSARGKVPLHDASDRIVGAVSVGIAYDSVRARLLATIPGLLAYAGGALAVGALAAYLISRRLQRQTHDLAFSDISALLTEREAMLHSIREGVVALDRTGRIRLLNDEAQRLLGLGPDAAGRPLDEALGEGRTADVLAGRVVGDDLLTVRGNRVLLANRMPTDDGGAVATLRDRTELEHLGRELDSTRGLIDALRAQDHEHANRLHTLLGLLELEMHDDAMEFVTEVVGVHRATAEQVTERVHDPLLAALLVGKATVSAERGVSLRMAPGTLLPDRLVDPRGLVTVVGNLVDNALDAAAGSADALVEVGLWAEGPTVILRVRDSGAGVPADQRESIFTEGWSTKELPAHGKRGLGLALVRRLAERQGGSAAVATAAEGGAVFTVVLPEALHEPGAPDAPVTPLAATEEAP; encoded by the coding sequence GTGAACGCCCCGCCGAACGCCGCACGGGGACCCCGCCGGCTCGGCTGGCCGAAACGGGTCTTCTCCCAGGTCCTCCTGATCCAGCTGACCATCATCACCGGAGTCACGGTGCTGGTCACCGGTCTCTTCCTGGCGCCCCTCAGCGCCCAGCTCGACGACCAGGCGATGCGCCGCGCCCTCGCCATAGCCCAGAGCACCGCCGCCCAGTCCGGGATCACCACGTCCCTGCTGGCCACGGAGCCGACCCCGGGCGGCCCCGTGCAGACAGCGGCCGAACGGATCAGGAAGGCCACCGGCGCGGAGTACGTCGTGGTGATGGACCGGCGGGGGGTGCGCTGGTCGCACACGGACAGCCGGCAGATCGGCAGGGTCGTGTCCACGGACCCCAGCGAGGCACTCGCGGGCCGGAACGTGATGGAGATCGACAGCGGTACGCTCGGCCGCTCGGCCCGCGGCAAGGTTCCGCTCCACGACGCGTCCGACCGGATCGTGGGGGCGGTCTCCGTCGGTATCGCCTACGACAGCGTCCGCGCCCGGCTGCTGGCGACGATTCCCGGGCTGCTCGCCTATGCGGGCGGAGCGCTGGCCGTCGGTGCCCTCGCCGCGTATCTGATCTCCCGCCGACTCCAGCGGCAGACCCACGACCTGGCCTTCTCCGACATCTCGGCGCTGCTCACCGAGCGCGAGGCGATGCTCCACAGCATTCGCGAAGGCGTCGTCGCCCTCGACAGGACCGGACGCATCCGGCTGCTGAACGACGAGGCCCAGCGCCTGCTCGGCCTCGGCCCGGACGCCGCGGGCCGCCCGCTGGACGAGGCACTGGGCGAGGGCCGGACGGCGGACGTGCTGGCCGGACGGGTGGTCGGCGACGACCTGCTGACCGTCCGCGGCAACCGGGTCCTGCTGGCCAACCGGATGCCGACCGACGACGGCGGCGCCGTGGCCACCCTCCGCGACCGCACGGAACTGGAACACCTGGGCCGCGAGCTCGACTCCACCCGCGGTCTGATCGACGCGCTCCGCGCCCAGGACCACGAGCACGCCAACCGGCTGCACACCCTCCTGGGTCTGCTGGAGCTGGAGATGCACGACGACGCGATGGAGTTCGTCACCGAGGTCGTCGGCGTCCACCGCGCGACCGCGGAACAGGTCACCGAGCGGGTCCACGACCCGCTGCTGGCCGCACTCCTGGTCGGCAAGGCCACGGTGTCCGCCGAACGCGGGGTCTCGCTGCGCATGGCCCCCGGCACCCTGCTCCCGGACCGGCTCGTGGACCCGCGCGGCCTGGTCACGGTCGTCGGCAACCTCGTCGACAACGCGCTGGACGCGGCGGCCGGGTCGGCGGACGCCCTCGTCGAGGTGGGGCTGTGGGCGGAGGGGCCTACGGTGATTCTCCGGGTGCGGGACAGCGGCGCCGGCGTACCGGCAGACCAGCGTGAATCGATCTTCACGGAGGGCTGGTCCACCAAGGAGCTCCCGGCGCACGGAAAACGCGGACTCGGGCTCGCGCTGGTACGACGGCTGGCGGAGCGCCAGGGCGGAAGCGCGGCCGTCGCCACGGCCGCGGAAGGCGGGGCGGTGTTCACCGTGGTCCTCCCCGAGGCCCTGCACGAGCCCGGGGCCCCGGACGCTCCGGTCACCCCCCTCGCTGCGACGGAAGAGGCCCCGTGA
- a CDS encoding citrate synthase, with amino-acid sequence MTDQAAQHSGTGDAAEGPRLTTRETAELLGVKPETVYAYVSRGQLSSRRAPGGRGSTFDAAEVAALVRRTGRRDPAPAQGDLVFRTGITFIDRDRYYFRGVDATELARHHSYEEVAEWVWTGEIRPGVRFTAPPESLAAARRAIDALPAHSGSTDRLRVALVAAAAADPLRFDLSSRGVLNSARGMIPTLVGALPMAGGRELPADGDSGNGAGIARQLWPRLTAQPADAASLTVLDTALALLTDHDLAASTLAARVAASAHAHPYAVVSAGLGVLEGPLHGAASGLAHRMLAEVVDRGGAAPVVADHLRTGRPVPGLGHRLYTGEDPRATALFALLAEVPQAAPVLAAARDVVATTARHTPLHANIDLALAVLSVARGMPAEAGETVFAVSRTAGWIAHALEEYAERPLRLRPIGQYEGPRPPRPLPAG; translated from the coding sequence ATGACGGATCAAGCAGCGCAGCACTCCGGCACGGGAGACGCGGCGGAGGGCCCACGGCTCACGACGCGGGAGACGGCGGAGCTGCTGGGCGTGAAGCCCGAAACCGTGTACGCCTACGTCAGCCGGGGCCAGCTGAGCAGCAGGCGCGCCCCCGGGGGACGCGGCAGCACGTTCGACGCCGCCGAGGTCGCGGCGCTGGTCAGGCGTACGGGGCGGAGGGACCCCGCACCCGCCCAGGGCGACCTCGTCTTCCGTACCGGCATCACGTTCATCGACCGCGACCGGTACTACTTCCGGGGTGTGGACGCGACGGAGCTGGCCCGTCACCACAGCTACGAGGAAGTCGCCGAGTGGGTCTGGACCGGCGAGATCCGGCCGGGCGTCCGCTTCACCGCGCCCCCGGAATCCCTCGCGGCAGCACGGCGCGCCATCGACGCGCTGCCCGCGCACAGCGGCTCCACGGACCGCCTGCGGGTCGCGCTCGTCGCCGCGGCAGCCGCCGACCCCCTGCGCTTCGACCTCAGCTCACGCGGCGTCCTCAACAGCGCGCGCGGCATGATCCCCACCCTGGTGGGCGCACTGCCGATGGCCGGAGGACGGGAACTCCCCGCCGACGGAGACAGCGGGAACGGCGCGGGCATCGCCCGTCAGCTGTGGCCGAGGCTCACCGCACAGCCGGCCGACGCCGCCTCGCTCACCGTCCTGGACACCGCCCTAGCCCTGCTGACCGACCACGACCTGGCGGCCTCGACCCTGGCCGCCCGGGTCGCCGCCTCCGCCCACGCCCATCCGTACGCGGTGGTCTCCGCGGGCCTCGGCGTCCTGGAAGGACCGCTGCACGGCGCCGCGAGCGGCCTGGCCCACCGCATGCTGGCCGAGGTCGTGGACCGGGGCGGAGCGGCCCCCGTGGTCGCCGACCATCTCCGTACCGGCCGCCCGGTACCGGGCCTGGGCCACCGTCTCTACACCGGCGAGGACCCCAGGGCGACGGCCCTCTTCGCCCTGCTCGCCGAGGTGCCGCAAGCGGCCCCCGTGCTGGCGGCGGCCCGCGACGTCGTCGCCACCACCGCCCGCCACACCCCCCTGCACGCCAACATCGACCTGGCGCTCGCGGTCCTCTCGGTCGCGCGCGGCATGCCCGCGGAAGCGGGCGAGACGGTGTTCGCGGTGTCCCGCACGGCGGGCTGGATCGCCCACGCCCTGGAGGAGTACGCGGAGCGTCCGCTGCGCCTGCGGCCCATCGGGCAGTACGAGGGCCCCCGCCCGCCGCGGCCCCTGCCCGCCGGGTAG